Proteins encoded by one window of Channa argus isolate prfri chromosome 13, Channa argus male v1.0, whole genome shotgun sequence:
- the qars1 gene encoding glutamine--tRNA ligase produces MADTLTLFTSIGLSEQKAKETLKNEALSATLKEAITQAQRCNGESGMDKVMGTLLYSMASRLKDTKRLIFLSDSIAQRKICTELQLAAALEFVKSHPQDPINQKAFEEACGVGVVVTPEQIEDAVESVIKKHKEQLLKERYHFNMGLLMGEARSALKWAEGKVIKNEVDMQVLHLLGPKTEADLEKKSKKTKITENEVKMKEEDVAVNGEATTREVKSLMDQLRGESLKFHKPGENFKTEGYVLTPNTMALLKKHLEITGGQIRTRFPPEPNGILHIGHAKAINFNFGYAKANNGICFLRYDDTNPEKEEEKYFTAIKEMVEWLGYKPYAVTHASDNFQQLYDLAVDLIRRGHAYVCHQRGEELKGHNAPPSPWRDRPTEESLVLFERMKKGLFSEGEATLRMKMVMEDGKMDPVAYRIKYTPHHRTGDEWCIYPTYDYTHCLCDSIENITHSLCTKEFQARRSSYYWLCNALDVYCPVQWEYGRLNLTYTVVSKRKIIKLVETGVVRDWDDPRLFTLTALRRRGFPPEAINNFCARVGVTVSQTTTEPHLLESCVRDVLNDTAPRAMAVLEPLKITITNLPENSQSEVRVPDFPSNEAKGSHMVPLTRTIFIEHSDFREVMEKGYKRLTPEQPVGLRHAGYVISVEKVIKDAQGKVVELKVTCCSSETAEKPKAFIHWVSQPLVCEVRLYERLFLHKHPEDPSEVPNGFLSDINPNSLQVIRSALVDTSVKGAKLFDRFQFERVGYFSLDPDSTADKIVFNRTVTLKEDPGKI; encoded by the exons ATGGCGGACACTTTGACACTCTTCACTTCTATTGGGCTTAGTGAGCAAAAAGCgaaagaaacactgaaaaatgaagCGTTGAGTGCAACTCTAAAGGAAGCAATTACTCAG GCCCAGCGTTGCAATGGAGAATCAGGAATGGACAAAGTCATGGGTACACTGCTGTACAGTATGGCGTCTCGCCTTAAAGACACCAAACGCCTGATTTTCCTTTCGGACAGTATAGCTCAGCGCAAAATCTGCACAGAGCTACAGCTAGCAG CTGCCCTGGAATTTGTTAAGAGTCATCCTCAGGATCCCATCAACCAGAAGGCCTTTGAAGAAGCATGTGGGGTGGGTGTGGTTGTAACACCGGAGCAGATCGAAGATGCA GTGGAATCAGTGATTAAGAAGCATAAAGAACAACTATTGAAGGAGAGGTACCACTTTAACATGGGACTGCTAATGG GAGAGGCCCGCTCTGCCCTAAAATGGGCCGAAGGAAAGGTCATCAAAAATGAGGTGGACATGCAG GTTCTTCACCTTTTAGGACCCAAGACAGAGGCTGATCTGGAGAAGAAATCTAAG AAAACTAAAATCACAGAGAATGAGGTGAAAATGAAGGAAGAGGATGTAGCAGTAAATG GTGAGGCGACAACCAGAGAAGTAAAGTCGCTAATGGATCAGCTCAGAGGAGAGTCATTGAAGTTCCATAAACCAG GAGAGAACTTTAAAACTGAGGGCTATGTGCTCACACCAAACACAATGGCCTTGCTTAAAAAGCACCTGGAGATCACTGGTGGACAG ATACGTACTCGTTTTCCTCCTGAGCCCAATGGCATCCTTCACATCGGCCATGCCAAAGCCATTAACTTCAATTTTGGTTATGCAAAG GCAAACAATGGAATTTGCTTTTTAAGATATGATGATACAAATcctgagaaagaggaagaaaaatacTTCACTGCCATCAAGGAAATGGTGGAGTGGCTTG GCTACAAACCCTATGCTGTCACACACGCATCAGACAACTTTCAGCAGCTATATGATCTGGCTGTGGATCTTATTCGCAG GGGTCATGCCTATGTGTGCCACCAGAGGGGAGAAGAACTGAAAGGCCATAATGCTCCTCCATCGCCGTGGAGAGACCGACCCACTGAAGAGTCCCTAGTGTTGTTTGAGAGGATGAAGAAGGGTCTTTTTTCTGAAGGAGAAGCCACACTCAGGATGAAGATGGTCATGGAAGATGGGAAGATGGACCCTGTGGCTTACCGAATCAAATACACGCCACATCATCGAACAGGAGATGAATG GTGCATTTACCCTACTTATGACtacacacactgtctgtgtgACTCAATTGAAAATatcacacactcactgtgtACCAAAGAGTTTCAAGCCAG GCGTTCATCTTATTACTGGCTGTGTAATGCTCTGGATGTGTACTGTCCTGTTCAGTGGGAATATGGACGCCTAAACCTAACATATACTGTGGTGTCCAAGAGAAAAATCATCAAGCTAGTGGAGACCGGTGTTGTCAG AGATTGGGATGATCCCCGTCTTTTCACTTTGACCGCACTGCGAAGAAGAGGTTTTCCACCAGAGGCAATAAACAACTTTTGTGCACGG GTTGGAGTCACAGTTTCCCAAACCACAACAGAGCCACACCTACTGGAGTCGTGTGTGAGAGACGTGCTTAATGACACAGCACCCCGAGCAATGGCCGTGCTTGAACCACTCAAAATCACTATAACTAATCTTCCTGAGAACTCACAG tcaGAGGTAAGAGTACCGGACTTTCCTTCCAACGAGGCCAAAGGCAGCCACATGGTTCCGCTCACACGTACAATCTTCATTGAACACAGTGACTTCAGAGAG GTGATGGAGAAAGGTTACAAACGTTTGACCCCAGAACAGCCTGTTGGCCTGAGGCATGCTGGGTATGTCATTTCTGTCGAGAAGGTCATCAAG GATGCTCAGGGAAAAGTGGTAGAACTGAAGGTGACCTGTTGCAGTTCTGAGACTGCAGAGAAACCTAAGGCGTTCATCCACTGGGTCAGCCAGCCACTGGTGTGTGAAGTGCGACTCTATGAAAGACT atttttgcacAAACACCCAGAGGATCCATCTGAAGTGCCCAATGGTTTCCTTAGTGACATCAACCCT AATTCCCTGCAGGTGATCCGCAGTGCCTTAGTGGATACCTCTGTCAAGGGAGCAAAGCTTTTTGACAGATTCCAGTTTGAGAGAGTTGGCTACTTCTCCCTAGACCCTGACAGCACTGCAGACAAG ATTGTCTTCAATAGAACAGTCACCCTCAAGGAAGATCCAGGGAAGATCTGA
- the ogg1 gene encoding N-glycosylase/DNA lyase produces the protein MAKHAVLSLGGNRWRSLPCKKSELRLDFILACGQSFRWRETAKDHWTGVMGGRVWTLTQTDDTLWYHVYNNQDREKEGNDRKRRASVSLQEDKSGKRSKGTVKSEEEPVPVTEQDTEVEENMLRNYFQLNVELRGMYSAWGKADPHFKCIAEIFRGVRMLRQDPTECLFSIICTTNNNISRIQGMVEKMCQTLGTELCQLDETTYHDFPQLSAIADSTVEECLKDLGFGYRAKFVQRSAKQILDTHGLQWLEGLRNVPYPQAHDALLTLPGVGNKVADCVCLMSLDKAEAVPIDTHMWQIAKRDYNYAAGRNPKTLTDKLYQDLGDFFRQLWGLNAGWAQSVLFCADLKQFQYLKQMPHVKQLKEEEEK, from the exons atggcTAAACATGCAGTTCTATCATTGGGGGGAAACAGGTGGAGATCTCTGCCCTGCAAAAAGTCAGAGCTACGTCTGGATTTCATTCTTGCCTGTGGACAGTCTTTCCG CTGGAGAGAAACTGCAAAAGACCATTGGACTGGAGTGATGGGAGGTCGAGTGTGGACCCTGACCCAGACAGATGACACGCTGTGGTATCACGTCTATAATAACCAAGACAGGGAGAAGGAGGGAAATGACAGGAAGAGGAGAGCTTCGGTTTCTCTTCAGGAGGACAAGTCAGGAAAGAGATCCAAAGGGACTGTGAAGAGTGAAGAGGAGCCAGTGCCTGTGACAGAGCAAGACACTGAGGTGGAGGAAAATATGCTGAGAAATTACTTCCAGTTGAACGTGGAGCTCAGGGGTATGTACTCAGCCTGGGGAAAAGCAGACCCCCACTTCAAGTGCATTGCAGAAATCTTCAGAG GGGTGCGAATGCTGCGGCAGGACCCCACTGAATGCCTGTTCTCTATCATTTGCACCACGAACAACAACATCTCTCGCATCCAGGGAATGGTGGAAAAAATGTGCCAGACGCTGGGCACTGAACTGTGCCAGCTAGATGAAACCACTTACCACGACTTTCCCCAGCTGTCTGCAATCGCAG ACAGCACTGTGGAGGAATGTCTAAAGGATCTGGGTTTTGGATACAGAGCTAAGTTTGTGCAGAGGAGTGCAAAGCAGATTCTGGACACCCATGGGCTTCAGTGGCTTGAAGGTCTTCGCAATGTCCCATATCCACAGGCCCATGATGCTCTGCTTACTCTCCCTGGTGTGGGCAATAAG GTGGCAGACTGTGTATGCCTTATGTCCCTGGACAAGGCAGAGGCCGTGCCCATCGACACACACATGTGGCAGATTGCTAAGCGTGACTACAATTATGCTGCTGGCAGAAATCCAAAAACCCTCACAGATAAACTTTATCAGGATCTGG GTGATTTTTTCAGGCAACTCTGGGGTCTCAATGCTGGTTGGGCACAGTCA GTGTTGTTCTGTGCTGACCTTAAACAATTCCAATACCTAAAACAAATGCCACATGTGAAGCAAttgaaggaagaggaagagaaataa
- the LOC137139005 gene encoding transcriptional regulator QRICH1-like isoform X2 — translation MNNSLDGASSYEELVRQKARSIPQHRMKEFLESLASKGPDALQEFSQQSADVTTTTTTMVYQQEANCIYTDSTEVAGSLLELACPVQIQGQQQGQMLGQVLQVPSGSHQQLQGVTTAQLIQPGELTEEQHQQLQAQLVAAVAGGQQIQIQTVGALSPTQQQESADRRVLGTTVATSQGAGVLQPAKKRKMDMPITVSYALPGQQVATVLAIPQGQGQQQSYVSLRPDLLTVDSSHLYSATGTITSPTGETWTIPVYSAPAGSGGREQVTHIAIPQEAYGTVQVAGANTTTMTTMPTQVTVENDKLKIPASQSQTAQAVSSITSSGAMGGQEEVVHTLAANTLFPAQLMNGNIHIPVAVQGYSNATQSLIWDPQQQVLHTQGLTGQDTQQLQGQTVVAEVDGQGQQQVQVQELLLPATLKPEEGLDVWRIWAQRKNAELDKSDKNKLAPIGRRQALRFQEDLVSCAVAELCMGLSLMTTEAQGLEGESYEADVLYYVFLCIQKYLFDNGRVDDIFSDQYYTRFAQSLHQILEPWRPTIHPLGYIIPSHVTEEMLWECKQLGAHSPSTLLTTLMFFNTKYFHLKTVDQHLKVAFSKVLRHTRKSPNNPKDKSTSIRYLKSTERFIGQKVTDDMYSEQLEDPDNPLRCPIKLYDFYLFKCPQTAKGRNDTFYLTPEPVVAPNSPIWYSTQPIPKEQLEQMLARILVVREIQEAINMPESVH, via the exons ATGAATAACTCCCTGGATGGTGCAAGCTCCTATGAGGAGCTGGTGAGACAGAAAGCTCGGAGCATTCCTCAGCATCGCATGAAGGAGTTCCTGGAGTCCTTGGCCAGCAAGGGTCCAGATGCCCTGCAGGAGTTTAGTCAGCAAAGTGCAGATGTTACTACAACCACCACTACAATGGTCTACCAACAAGAGGCTAACTGCATCTACACCGACAGCACAGAGGTGGCAGGGTCACTGTTGGAACTGGCTTGCCCG GTGCAGATCCAGGGCCAGCAGCAAGGCCAGATGCTTGGTCAGGTCCTCCAAGTGCCCTCTGGCTCCCATCAACAGCTACAAGGTGTGACCACTGCCCAGCTAATTCAGCCTGGGGAGCTCACAGAGGAGCAGCACCAGCAG CTACAAGCCCAGCTGGTAGCAGCTGTTGCAGGAGGACAACAGATTCAGATCCAGACAGTGGGGGCCCTCTCCCCCACTCAGCAGCAGGAAAGTGCAGATAGGAGGGTACTGGGAACCACAGTTGCCACGTCCCAGGGAGCAGGTGTCCTCCAGCCAGCAAAAAAGCGTAAGATGGACATGCCCATCACTGTGTCTTATGCCTTGCCTGGCCAGCAGGTAGCGACAGTCCTGGCCATACCTCAGGGACAGGGCCAGCAGCAAAGTTACGTGTCCCTCCGGCCAGACCTCCTAACCGTGGACAGCTCCCACCTTTACAGTGCTACAGGTACTATCACCAGTCCCACAGGGGAGACCTGGACCATCCCTGTGTATTCTGCTCCTGCTGGGTCTGGAGGCCGTGAGCAAGTCACGCACATTGCCATTCCCCAGGAGGCTTATGGAACAGTGCAGGTTGCGGGCGCAAACACTACTACAATGACCACAATGCCAACACAAGTTACTGTTGAAAATGACAAGTTGAAAATCCCTGCCAGTCAAAGTCAGACAGCGCAGGCTGTTTCCAGCATAACAAGCTCAGGAGCAATGGGAGGCCAGGAGGAAGTGGTGCACACACTGGCTGCAAACACGCTTTTTCCTGCCCAGCTGATGAATGGAAACATCCACATCCCAGTGGCAGTACAGGGCTACTCCAACGCCACACAGTCCCTTATCTGGGACCCACAGCAGCAAGTTCTGCATACACAGGGGCTGACAGGGCAGGACACACAGCAGCTCCAG GGTCAGACAGTAGTAGCAGAAGTAGATGGCCAGGGCCAACAGCAAGTGCAGGTGCAGGAACTGCTCCTGCCTGCTACGCTGAAGCCAGAAGAAGGCCTGGATGTGTGGCGGATCTGGGCTCAGCGGAAAAATGCAGAGTTAGACaaatctgacaaaaataaacttgCCCCAATTGGCC gaCGCCAGGCACTTCGTTTTCAGGAAGACTTGGTGTCATGTGCAGTTGCTGAGCTCTGCATGGGTCTGTCTTTGATGACAACAGAAGCTCAGGGGCTGGAAGGGGAGTCTTACGAGGCAGATGTTCTCTACTATGTATTTCTATGCATTCAAAAA TATCTGTTTGATAATGGTCGCGTGGACGACATTTTCTCAGATCAGTACTACACTCGTTTTGCTCAGAGTCTGCATCAAATCCTGGAGCCTTGGAGACCAACCATTCATCCACTAG GTTACATTATCCCCAGTCATGTCACAGAGGAGATGCTTTGGGAATGTAAACAGCTGGGAGCTCATTCCCCTTCAACACTGCTCACAACTCTAATGTTCTTCAACACAAA GTATTTTCACCTGAAAACAGTAGATCAGCATCTAAAAGTAGCCTTCTCTAAGGTGCTTAGGCACACCAGGAAGAGTCCTAACAACCCCAAAGACAAAAGCACCAGCATCCGATACCTAAAGTCAACAGAGAGATTCATAGGACAGAAAG tgaCAGATGACATGTACTCAGAGCAGCTGGAAGACCCAGACAACCCACTGCGATGCCCTATAAAACTCTACGATTTCTACCTCTTCAAATG tccGCAGACTGCTAAAGGGCGCAACGACACCTTCTACCTGACTCCTGAGCCCGTGGTGGCTCCCAACAGCCCTATTTGGTACTCAACTCAGCCAATCCCAAAAGAACAGCTGGAGCAGATGCTTGCCCGCATCCTTGTCGTCCGTGAAATCCAGGAAGCCATTAACATGCCAGAGAGCGTGCACTAG
- the LOC137139005 gene encoding transcriptional regulator QRICH1-like isoform X1, which translates to MNNSLDGASSYEELVRQKARSIPQHRMKEFLESLASKGPDALQEFSQQSADVTTTTTTMVYQQEANCIYTDSTEVAGSLLELACPVQVQVQPQQQIQESTSQQQSVQQNTEQQIVQVQIQGQQQGQMLGQVLQVPSGSHQQLQGVTTAQLIQPGELTEEQHQQLQAQLVAAVAGGQQIQIQTVGALSPTQQQESADRRVLGTTVATSQGAGVLQPAKKRKMDMPITVSYALPGQQVATVLAIPQGQGQQQSYVSLRPDLLTVDSSHLYSATGTITSPTGETWTIPVYSAPAGSGGREQVTHIAIPQEAYGTVQVAGANTTTMTTMPTQVTVENDKLKIPASQSQTAQAVSSITSSGAMGGQEEVVHTLAANTLFPAQLMNGNIHIPVAVQGYSNATQSLIWDPQQQVLHTQGLTGQDTQQLQGQTVVAEVDGQGQQQVQVQELLLPATLKPEEGLDVWRIWAQRKNAELDKSDKNKLAPIGRRQALRFQEDLVSCAVAELCMGLSLMTTEAQGLEGESYEADVLYYVFLCIQKYLFDNGRVDDIFSDQYYTRFAQSLHQILEPWRPTIHPLGYIIPSHVTEEMLWECKQLGAHSPSTLLTTLMFFNTKYFHLKTVDQHLKVAFSKVLRHTRKSPNNPKDKSTSIRYLKSTERFIGQKVTDDMYSEQLEDPDNPLRCPIKLYDFYLFKCPQTAKGRNDTFYLTPEPVVAPNSPIWYSTQPIPKEQLEQMLARILVVREIQEAINMPESVH; encoded by the exons ATGAATAACTCCCTGGATGGTGCAAGCTCCTATGAGGAGCTGGTGAGACAGAAAGCTCGGAGCATTCCTCAGCATCGCATGAAGGAGTTCCTGGAGTCCTTGGCCAGCAAGGGTCCAGATGCCCTGCAGGAGTTTAGTCAGCAAAGTGCAGATGTTACTACAACCACCACTACAATGGTCTACCAACAAGAGGCTAACTGCATCTACACCGACAGCACAGAGGTGGCAGGGTCACTGTTGGAACTGGCTTGCCCG GTTCAGGTGCAGGTCCAGCCGCAGCAGCAGATACAGGAGTCCACATCTCAGCAACAATCTGTACAGCAAAATACAGAGCAGCAGATAGTGCAG GTGCAGATCCAGGGCCAGCAGCAAGGCCAGATGCTTGGTCAGGTCCTCCAAGTGCCCTCTGGCTCCCATCAACAGCTACAAGGTGTGACCACTGCCCAGCTAATTCAGCCTGGGGAGCTCACAGAGGAGCAGCACCAGCAG CTACAAGCCCAGCTGGTAGCAGCTGTTGCAGGAGGACAACAGATTCAGATCCAGACAGTGGGGGCCCTCTCCCCCACTCAGCAGCAGGAAAGTGCAGATAGGAGGGTACTGGGAACCACAGTTGCCACGTCCCAGGGAGCAGGTGTCCTCCAGCCAGCAAAAAAGCGTAAGATGGACATGCCCATCACTGTGTCTTATGCCTTGCCTGGCCAGCAGGTAGCGACAGTCCTGGCCATACCTCAGGGACAGGGCCAGCAGCAAAGTTACGTGTCCCTCCGGCCAGACCTCCTAACCGTGGACAGCTCCCACCTTTACAGTGCTACAGGTACTATCACCAGTCCCACAGGGGAGACCTGGACCATCCCTGTGTATTCTGCTCCTGCTGGGTCTGGAGGCCGTGAGCAAGTCACGCACATTGCCATTCCCCAGGAGGCTTATGGAACAGTGCAGGTTGCGGGCGCAAACACTACTACAATGACCACAATGCCAACACAAGTTACTGTTGAAAATGACAAGTTGAAAATCCCTGCCAGTCAAAGTCAGACAGCGCAGGCTGTTTCCAGCATAACAAGCTCAGGAGCAATGGGAGGCCAGGAGGAAGTGGTGCACACACTGGCTGCAAACACGCTTTTTCCTGCCCAGCTGATGAATGGAAACATCCACATCCCAGTGGCAGTACAGGGCTACTCCAACGCCACACAGTCCCTTATCTGGGACCCACAGCAGCAAGTTCTGCATACACAGGGGCTGACAGGGCAGGACACACAGCAGCTCCAG GGTCAGACAGTAGTAGCAGAAGTAGATGGCCAGGGCCAACAGCAAGTGCAGGTGCAGGAACTGCTCCTGCCTGCTACGCTGAAGCCAGAAGAAGGCCTGGATGTGTGGCGGATCTGGGCTCAGCGGAAAAATGCAGAGTTAGACaaatctgacaaaaataaacttgCCCCAATTGGCC gaCGCCAGGCACTTCGTTTTCAGGAAGACTTGGTGTCATGTGCAGTTGCTGAGCTCTGCATGGGTCTGTCTTTGATGACAACAGAAGCTCAGGGGCTGGAAGGGGAGTCTTACGAGGCAGATGTTCTCTACTATGTATTTCTATGCATTCAAAAA TATCTGTTTGATAATGGTCGCGTGGACGACATTTTCTCAGATCAGTACTACACTCGTTTTGCTCAGAGTCTGCATCAAATCCTGGAGCCTTGGAGACCAACCATTCATCCACTAG GTTACATTATCCCCAGTCATGTCACAGAGGAGATGCTTTGGGAATGTAAACAGCTGGGAGCTCATTCCCCTTCAACACTGCTCACAACTCTAATGTTCTTCAACACAAA GTATTTTCACCTGAAAACAGTAGATCAGCATCTAAAAGTAGCCTTCTCTAAGGTGCTTAGGCACACCAGGAAGAGTCCTAACAACCCCAAAGACAAAAGCACCAGCATCCGATACCTAAAGTCAACAGAGAGATTCATAGGACAGAAAG tgaCAGATGACATGTACTCAGAGCAGCTGGAAGACCCAGACAACCCACTGCGATGCCCTATAAAACTCTACGATTTCTACCTCTTCAAATG tccGCAGACTGCTAAAGGGCGCAACGACACCTTCTACCTGACTCCTGAGCCCGTGGTGGCTCCCAACAGCCCTATTTGGTACTCAACTCAGCCAATCCCAAAAGAACAGCTGGAGCAGATGCTTGCCCGCATCCTTGTCGTCCGTGAAATCCAGGAAGCCATTAACATGCCAGAGAGCGTGCACTAG